Proteins found in one Sulfolobales archaeon genomic segment:
- a CDS encoding HAD hydrolase-like protein produces the protein MTLVDTSQELVIAISSVWSEYGWDISIDTDPREFMKIYYREKLPRPSDPMARWYFWRSVWMKYLENRRYGKPMPCSDSLLLASSGRYVTAIVTGREVKAEMFMEELQSYGFPTELIRVYSTGDLWPGATKRDLYEYLANIYAQLGISREEVVVISDSPRDIRFIREAGFKAVGYIPFRDPEVISMIESESTGIAIDTLCIDHIL, from the coding sequence AATAGCTATCTCCAGCGTGTGGAGCGAGTATGGATGGGATATAAGCATTGACACAGATCCTAGGGAGTTTATGAAGATATACTATAGGGAGAAGCTACCAAGACCAAGCGATCCGATGGCTAGATGGTATTTCTGGAGATCTGTTTGGATGAAATATCTAGAGAATAGAAGATATGGAAAACCCATGCCATGCTCAGACAGCCTGCTCCTAGCATCCTCTGGGAGATACGTAACAGCAATAGTAACTGGGAGGGAGGTGAAGGCCGAGATGTTTATGGAGGAGCTCCAGAGCTATGGCTTCCCCACCGAGCTTATCAGGGTATATTCAACGGGAGACCTATGGCCAGGGGCGACGAAGAGAGATCTCTATGAATATCTAGCAAATATATATGCACAACTCGGCATCTCGAGGGAGGAGGTTGTGGTTATAAGCGACTCGCCGAGGGATATAAGATTCATTAGGGAGGCTGGCTTCAAAGCTGTTGGCTATATACCCTTCAGAGATCCCGAGGTGATCTCTATGATAGAATCAGAATCTACGGGGATAGCAATTGATACACTATGCATAGACCATATATTATGA